ACTGTATCTCCCAGTGACACTTTCTGTACATGTACACACTCACAGTACTCCTTGGTACAGTCAGTTGTTTTATTTAGTGTCTCTGGATTACATAGTAATTCCTGCAAGAAACGAAATAATTGATTAATTAAGTTATGAAATGCACCTGTgcttttttgatatatttcacaCGCATGCGttttcaaactttctttttGATTAGATTAGGTTTTTTTTGTACAGTGCAAGTCTTAACGTTTCATCTATTAGGCTTTATTTTTGCAGCTATACATTTTCCAATGACGTAACACAACAATTGAAGAGGTTACTAAATGACTTATGACAGCCACATGCGGTATACGTAGGATTAAATTACTGTATCGTGATCTTTTCGAAGACTCCTAGTGTTTAATATCGGTTAAAGTGCACAAACTTTAATAACAACTaagaaacatttgaaattatgCTTGAAGATATGCATTCTGTTTTACCATTGTTTGcagaatttttcatttaatcaaTTTAAACAGGTCGATGAAAccgaaataatatataagaaacaaaatttatttgatattctgACAAAAGTAATGATAGTCTTTCTTGGAATAAAATCCACAAGATCTAAGATGTCTGTTAGTTGTCTGTGCTAATGGGTAACAGTATCATTATCATATACCCATTAGCTCATTGTAATAATactaatacatataacaataagTGTATAAAATAATATCACTGTAACGTGTTGGATAGATGCTCAAAGAGTAATGTGATGTTTCAACTATAATTGCTAGAACTACAGCTGTATATTAGACAGACCACATTATCAAGACTCTAATcttcagttttttttctatattgcaTGTATTTAATAGAGTATCTGAAAACATACGATGCATGCTTCTATTTtatccgtttctgtgtgtgttgtgtcgttgttctcctcttatatttaatgctttccctcggttttagtttgataccccgattttgttttttgtccatggatttatgagttttgaacagcggtatacttctgttgcctttatttaaagaCTATTTTAGTTATATATAGAGAGCATCTTTTAGTGGACCGACGAGACGGTTTGCAATCCTTGAAATAGTATGTTGtatttttgactgttttagttaTACAACAAGAAGATGTTGcgtgattgccaattagacaactctccacaacatACCAGATAACACAGAAGTTAACAGTTATatgtcaccgtacagccttcagtaatgagcaaaacccataccacatagtcagacATAAAAGGTCCcacaatgacaaatgtaaaatcattaaaacGAGACAAAACTAATGGTATAATTAATGTACATAAAGttaaacgaaacacaaatatatagcaacaaacgacatgcaaccaatgaattacagacttggtacagacacAAACATAGAGAATCTAACCTTGGGCAGTGGTCTAACAGTTCatcataagaacgaactattaGTTTTCTTTCGACTTACCTTTGGGATGTCATTAAACTGTGATAACACTGGTGATGGTGGTAATGTGTTAGATATGTGATTAATCTGTGGTGTATAATGGATATGGTCATGGTCATGCATTTGGTACACATCATTTAATCTGTAGTTACTGATATTGTAGAAGTCCATTGCCAGATAAAACCGTTTGTCCGGAACATCTTTCAGTGATGCATCATCGTCAAGTTTTGATACCAAACTGGAGACTGGTATAAGTGTCTCTGTCTCTTGAGAATTCAATGGGTTCAGTGTCTTTAATTAAAACGACGGTAAAGATagattatgactgtattggcaTACACGTTTAAACGAAGGATATGTACAAATAACGTCGATATCGATATcataatatcaaacacaaaacAATTAACCTTTTCATGCCAAGAAACCTAGCTAAAAATTCCGGTCGACCCCCCTATCAGTCATTCATAGATACAGATTTAATTCCattcaacaaattaaattaTGACCTTTATGTTCGTGTCGCATAGAACTACACGGTTATATACCAAATGGTCAATTTTAATCATCTATGTAATTTGCTCTATGGAGTGTTTGCAGAATTTCAAGGGAGGCAATTTCTTGGCATGGAAACCATATTACAATTTATTGTCATAAAACGAACATTCTTACAAGGTATTCTTAAGAGTTAAATGTTTGTCTATCGTTTATGATGCACGGTTTATTAATTTGAAGTCATATCTGTATCATTTATTTAGTTTAGCATGTCTTTATGCCATTTTAAGCTTACTTCTTTGAATCCATTAACAAGCAATTGCCAAACATTGATCTGAAAGTGTTCATCTTACTTTCTTTCAACTGTAATCATTGAGTATGTATAGTTAGATCATATCGTCGTTGAGGTTTTTCGATATCCATTTTCGTTTATAAactatttatgtaatttatgaaaactttaaatgtattttaagagGAACAGCATTTTACAGAAAGTcaaaaaatgtattcatttatatatacccTGCGTGTAACTTTATGTACTACTGggttgttttaacaattttcactaCCGATAAAGTCCCCCATGGTCAGAACTTATGTATACCACCAAAATAGAAACTTCTATATACCTTTCCATCTCTTTTTCTATCATCATGAAATCTTGACTCCGATGGGTCAGTCTCGTTGGCTCCTCGATATCTTATGATAGCCAGCTGTGAAGCATTTTTCACTCCACAGTCTGCAAGTCCTACAACTCTCATCCAGTAATTGTCAACCGGCTGATCACCGTTTATGATGACGTCATAACGCTCACCGTTGTACATTACCAGACTTTCCACTTCTATTGGTTCGATTGGAGTTCCGTCGGTCGCTATGACTGTTAAGTTGTGGTCATCAACAGAGATATGTTTAGGACAATAAAGCAGACCGTTACTGATCAGTCGAAAGCGGTATCGGCGACCAGAATCGATTGTAAAAACTTCAAATGGCGTGTACACTTCACTTCCTGTAGGCGTCGTAAACTTTTGAAATGCTCCCTTTCCTAAAACATAAGATTATGagttaaaacaaaactaattgttttaaaaactaaactGTTGATAAGTGTATCAAAATATTCGATAAGAGATATAATTTGAAAGAGGCGTGTATGACTGAGagaaccaaaaataaaaaaaaagttactgaAATACGTGTGTGACACtttaatcaaaagaaatatattacgcagtggcggatccagggaggAGGGGGTGGGAGTCCGATGGGTAGAACCCCAtctttttcaaaatgactggatccgcccctgtaagAAAAACATGTGTGGTCGTTAATTTTGTAGACGTATTCTTTTATGAATTCATGAATAGTTGTTTCAAGATGGGTTTACAATAAGACTGGAATAATGCTGGCGATCATTCATTAAATTAACAGAACCACCATCATCTGTTATGCACATCAATAGGGTCTATTTCAGATGCTCCATGTACATTCACACGTTGTGATGAATCTTACCAATTTTTAGTTCGACATAGGAACCAATTGGTATTGTATACAGTTGGAAAAACATACGCTTAACTTCATTATGTCGTTGgatattgcttttttttttaaatcatggcCCATTCATGTATCTTGCAAAAATTTGCTAAAATGACGTACCGTTTATAAGCATTGATGCAGGTTTGTTGTCGCCATCCGCAAGATAATGATGGGCAAATTTGTTGATTGACAGCTCTGTCAACCAATCGTTGATGATTACTGTATACTCTGGTGTGTCGATGTCGTACATGTTGTATTGTTGATCTTGTTCTGGGGTTTGGCGTATGACTAACGGACCAAAGAAACCATCAGATCTCTGTAATCCTGAGTGAGCATGCCAAAAGTGTGTTCCTGATGTCGATGCCTTAAAtctaaaaatacaatattataattgtatttaGATTTGTCTGTCTCATCTTTATTTGGTTATCCTTGACATATTTGGCAAAGTGAATACCAGTTGGATACAGGGGTTATTACTCTGATATTGCTACTGTTTTTACTCGAAATTAATAAATGtctaaaataaatacaagtatatttgaaatttaatgtcttatattttcaagcattatttttttttgcagattaGATCAGataaagtcaaataaacatt
This Mytilus trossulus isolate FHL-02 chromosome 14, PNRI_Mtr1.1.1.hap1, whole genome shotgun sequence DNA region includes the following protein-coding sequences:
- the LOC134696620 gene encoding uncharacterized protein LOC134696620 isoform X1, whose translation is MAQFMETNLLILKTTILIFLVESHGHILLQDYKDHPCIRPCKTDRPMTCEYNFTVEYYYTLTKSCYDCPYNTTDCGRPHCVPADGNQRGIITVNRMLPGPGIHVCYNDTIVVNVHNKLEGSEGTSVHWHGIHQRESQFMDGVAMVTQCPILPYTSFQYKFKASTSGTHFWHAHSGLQRSDGFFGPLVIRQTPEQDQQYNMYDIDTPEYTVIINDWLTELSINKFAHHYLADGDNKPASMLINGKGAFQKFTTPTGSEVYTPFEVFTIDSGRRYRFRLISNGLLYCPKHISVDDHNLTVIATDGTPIEPIEVESLVMYNGERYDVIINGDQPVDNYWMRVVGLADCGVKNASQLAIIRYRGANETDPSESRFHDDRKRDGKTLNPLNSQETETLIPVSSLVSKLDDDASLKDVPDKRFYLAMDFYNISNYRLNDVYQMHDHDHIHYTPQINHISNTLPPSPVLSQFNDIPKELLCNPETLNKTTDCTKEYCECVHVQKVSLGDTVELVLIDEGHTYDANHPMHLHGNYFRVVGMDRLGSTTTLEEVKKLDDLGLLHRNLTKRAAKDTVTVPDGGYTIVRFLATNPGFWFFHCHIEFHAEIGMGLVFQVGELHEHPKSPLNFPKCGSWH
- the LOC134696620 gene encoding uncharacterized protein LOC134696620 isoform X2, with translation MAQFMETNLLILKTTILIFLVESHGHILLQDYKDHPCIRPCKTDRPMTCEYNFTVEYYYTLTKSCYDCPYNTTDCGRPHCVPADGNQRGIITVNRMLPGPGIHVCYNDTIVVNVHNKLEGSEGTSVHWHGIHQRESQFMDGVAMVTQCPILPYTSFQYKFKASTSGTHFWHAHSGLQRSDGFFGPLVIRQTPEQDQQYNMYDIDTPEYTVIINDWLTELSINKFAHHYLADGDNKPASMLINGKGAFQKFTTPTGSEVYTPFEVFTIDSGRRYRFRLISNGLLYCPKHISVDDHNLTVIATDGTPIEPIEVESLVMYNGERYDVIINGDQPVDNYWMRVVGLADCGVKNASQLAIIRYRGANETDPSESRFHDDRKRDGKTLNPLNSQETETLIPVSSLVSKLDDDASLKDVPDKRFYLAMDFYNISNYRLNDVYQMHDHDHIHYTPQINHISNTLPPSPVLSQFNDIPKELLCNPETLNKTTDCTKEYCECVHVQKVSLGDTVELVLIDEGHTYDANHPMHLHGNYFRVVGMDRLGSTTTLEEVKKLDDLGLLHRNLTKRAAKDTVTVPDGGYTIVRFHATNPGFWFFHCHIEFHAEIGMGLVFQVGELHEHPKSPLNFPKCGSWH